The sequence TTTAACCACTCCTATAATTACACAAGGATCTCCTGCACCACGAATCCTTTTTCCAATAGCATTCTGAGGATCGGAAATACCCAGTTTCCGGATCAAAGCCTGATTCACTACAATTCTCTTTATGCTATCTTCTCCATTGACTTTTCGTATAGGTTCTCCTGCCAGAAGCTTTAGCTGAAACATATCCATATAATTTTCATCAATACGTTTTAACTCTGTCACCTGATTTTCTGTTACTCCAAACTCGGGGGCTATAAAAGGGGCAAAGCTTGAATTATATGCCGGACCAGCGGAAGCCAGACTTATCTGCTGTACACCGGGCTTAGTTGCCAGTTTTTGTAGCAAAACTTCTCTTTTCTCTCCAACCGGAAAGGAAATAACAGCATCTTTCGTAAACCCTAAATCCTGGTTCAGGAAAAAATCCATTTGACTGGCTACAATCAATGTAGCAATAATAATGGCTTGTGTAATGACAAATTGTATGACCACTAATCCCTTACGTAAACCAACCCCACCTACAGACTGATCTGTAATCTTAGACTTAAGAGCCTGAACAGGCTCAAAGCCAGATTGAATAAGTGCCGGATACAATCCTGCCAGCAAAATAGTAAGCAAAACGATTCCGGCAATAATTCCCAGTACATCAGGTTCCATAATCTGTGCACTGCTAAGCCTGATGTCCAGTAATGTTTCTGAGACTGGAATAAAAAAGGAAATTAATACCATAGCTATCATAACTGCTATAAAAACCAGTGTAGAAGTCTCACCAAGCATCTGACCTATCAACTGTCGCCGGTAAGCACCCATGGTTTTTCGCACACCTACTTCTTTAGCACGTCTGATAGCTTGTGCGGTTGCCAGATTCACAAAGTTGATACAGGCTGATAGTATGATAAACACAGCGACCCCCAGTAGTCCATAAATACTTTCTTTGGTTCTGGTTTTAACAACATGTGTCATATAACGTTTATCATAATGGATTTCCTGTAAAGGCTGCAATAGTAATCTGGCCTCCTTTGCAATATCCTTTCCCCAGTTTTTATCTACAAAAGCAGGAAGTAGTGCTTCTACTTTTTGGGCAGATACCTTCTCTGGAAGAGTAACATAGGTAAAACCGCCCTGGATATTCCAAAAGGGAGATTTCTCGGCATCTTTTTGGATGGTTGCCCAGGATATCAGAAATCGAAACGAAAAATGTGTATTGGAAGGAAGATCTTTCATCACACCTGTTACTCTTAAATCCCAGCGATTTTCTAGCTGAATAGTTTTACCGATAGGATTTTCCTTTCCAAAATACTTTTGTGCCGCAGATTCAGTAAGTACAATAGAATTGGGGGACTGAAGAGCCGTTTTCGGATTTCCCTCTAACCAGTTAAAATTAAATACCTGAACAAACTGATCATCTGCAAAAGCAAGTGCTTTTTCACTATACCGTTCAGACCCTATTTTTATCATTCCCTCCTGCCAGTGCCAAAACTGGGAAATATTTTCAGCTTCCGGAAAATCATTTCTCAAGGCAGGTGCAATAGCAAAAGACACACTTGGATTATAATCCAGGGCACGTACAGTCACTCTATACGTTCGGTCTGCCTTGGCATGAAAACTATCATAGGTCAA is a genomic window of Xanthocytophaga agilis containing:
- a CDS encoding ABC transporter permease, translating into MEPIPNPPRWADRLLEYFVSDHLLEDVQGDLYEIYQRRAKMVGIAKARREYGWNVIRYINPFFRKQKSGHYTQPLFSATMIRNYVKIAVRGLLRHKSYAFINIAGLALGLAATIVILLIVRNELTYDSFHAKADRTYRVTVRALDYNPSVSFAIAPALRNDFPEAENISQFWHWQEGMIKIGSERYSEKALAFADDQFVQVFNFNWLEGNPKTALQSPNSIVLTESAAQKYFGKENPIGKTIQLENRWDLRVTGVMKDLPSNTHFSFRFLISWATIQKDAEKSPFWNIQGGFTYVTLPEKVSAQKVEALLPAFVDKNWGKDIAKEARLLLQPLQEIHYDKRYMTHVVKTRTKESIYGLLGVAVFIILSACINFVNLATAQAIRRAKEVGVRKTMGAYRRQLIGQMLGETSTLVFIAVMIAMVLISFFIPVSETLLDIRLSSAQIMEPDVLGIIAGIVLLTILLAGLYPALIQSGFEPVQALKSKITDQSVGGVGLRKGLVVIQFVITQAIIIATLIVASQMDFFLNQDLGFTKDAVISFPVGEKREVLLQKLATKPGVQQISLASAGPAYNSSFAPFIAPEFGVTENQVTELKRIDENYMDMFQLKLLAGEPIRKVNGEDSIKRIVVNQALIRKLGISDPQNAIGKRIRGAGDPCVIIGVVKDFQSESKHALIRPCILSYDPKKFWQANVKLRPEQMHETLTSIEADWTALNPESLFTYEFLDEHIAKKYAQEQNVYNAFRLFATIAILIGCLGLYGLVSLMTVQKTKEVGIRKVLGASVSSIVLLFSRQFIWLVFIAFAIAGPLVWYFMNQWLQEFAYHIQLGPVIFLISLIITILIAALTIGYQSIKAALVNPIKSLRSE